A genomic segment from Glycine soja cultivar W05 chromosome 20, ASM419377v2, whole genome shotgun sequence encodes:
- the LOC114401215 gene encoding probable WRKY transcription factor 3, with protein sequence MVDGGKGEGGGEQASPPSTAARHGTTLRPRASVESVFSGGYSPGPMALLSNFYGDGDECKSFSELLAGAMVDPTAPSPMPTTTFTLPPGFIDSPSQGQFGITHQQMLAQISSQAVQTHSEHPFSISAVSATSSCAAQQLIPPSMPDSKVKESLDYSHSEQKLQSSVNVDNKPNNDGYNWRKYGQKHVKGSDFSRSYYKCTRPNCPVKKKLERSLEGHVTAIIYKGEHNHQRPHRSKIVKETQTSNENSVSKMDLGSSQATGEHGSGTSDSEEVDDHETEADEKNDEPDAKRRNTEARIQDPATLHRSVAEPRIIVQTTSEVNLLDDGYRWRKYGQKVVKGNPYPRSYYKCTTQGCKVRKHVERASMDPKAVITTYEGKHNHDVPAAKTNSHTLANNSASQLKAQKFAIPDVKHSSSSRGVTGNEQRPVASLRLKEEQIT encoded by the exons ATGGTTGACGGCGGAAAAGGAGAGGGAGGAGGAGAGCAAGCATCGCCACCCTCGACGGCGGCGCGTCACGGAACCACTCTCCGGCCACGCGCCTCCGTGGAGAGTGTTTTCAGCGGCGGGTATAGCCCCGGTCCCATGGCTCTGCTTTCCAATTTCTACGGCGACGGCGATGAGTGCAAGTCGTTCTCGGAGCTCCTCGCCGGCGCCATGGTGGACCCCACGGCACCCTCGCCCATGCCCACCACAACGTTCACGCTTCCACCTGGATTCATCGATTCACCTTCTCAA GGCCAATTTGGAATAACACACCAGCAGATGCTAGCACAGATCTCATCTCAAGCTGTGCAAACCCACTCTGAACATCCATTCTCTATATCAGCCGTATCTGCTACCTCATCATGTGCTGCACAACAGCTGATTCCACCCTCAATGCCAGATTCTAAGGTGAAAGAATCCCTTGATTATTCTCACTCTGAACAAAAATTGCAGTCTTCTGTGAATGTTGATAATAAGCCTAATAATGATGGTTACAACTGGAGGAAGTATGGGCAAAAACATGTGAAAGGTAGTGACTTCTCAAGAAGTTATTATAAGTGCACACGTCCAAATTGTCCTGTGAAGAAAAAACTTGAGCGTTCTCTTGAGGGTCATGTGACTGCAATTATTTATAAAGGAGAACACAATCATCAACGTCCTCATCGCAGTAAGATTGTGAAAGAAACACAAACTTCAAATGAAAATTCAGTGTCTAAGATGGATCTAGGGTCTAGTCAGGCCACAGGTGAACATGGATCAGGAACAAGTGATAGTGAGGAAGTAGATGACCATGAAACTGAAGCAGATGAGAAAAATGATGAACCTGATGCCAAGAGAAG AAACACAGAAGCCAGGATCCAGGATCCAGCCACTTTGCATAGATCTGTTGCAGAGCCTAGAATCATTGTGCAAACAACAAGTGAAGTGAATCTCTTAGATGATGGATATCGATGGCGCAAATATGGGCAGAAAGTTGTCAAAGGCAACCCATATCCAAG GAGCTATTACAAATGCACGACCCAAGGTTGCAAAGTTCGGAAGCATGTTGAGAGGGCTTCAATGGATCCTAAAGCTGTCATAACAACATACGAAGGAAAACACAATCATGATGTGCCTGCAGCTAAGACTAATAGCCACACACTTGCCAACAATAGTGCATCCCAGCTAAAAGCACAAAAGTTTGCCATACCCGACGTGAAACATAGTTCCAGCAGCAGGGGTGTTACGGGCAATGAGCAGCGACCTGTGGCAAGTCTAAGATTGAAGGAAGAGCAGATCACATAG
- the LOC114403198 gene encoding transcriptional repressor ILP1-like has protein sequence MSTAKSRNFRRRGGDDTESNDDNDGDTTSTTLPSKPPSSAKPKKKPQAPKLLSFADDEDETDENPRPRASKPHRTAATAKKPSSSHKITTLKDRIAHTSSPSVPTNVQPQAGTYTKEALRELQKNTRTLVSSSSSRSDPKPSSEPVIVLKGHVKPLGPETQGRDSDSDSEGEHREVEAKLATVGIQNKEDSFYPDEETIRAIRAKRERLRLARPAAPDYISLDGGSNHGAAEGLSDEEPEFRGRIAMFGEKVDGGKKGVFEEVEERRVDLRFKGGEEEVLDDDDDEEEKMWEEEQFRKGLGKRMDEGSARVDVAAAAVQGAQLQHNFVVPSAAKVYGAVPSAAASVSPSIGGAIESLPVLDVVPISQQAEAARKALLENVRRLKESHGRTMSSLSKTDENLSASLLNITALENSLVVADEKYRFMQKLRNYVTNICDFLQHKACYIEELEEQMKKLHQDRASAIFERRATNNDDEMVEVEEAVKAAMSVLIKKGNNMEAAKIAAQEAFAAVRKQRDLPVKLDEFGRDLNLEKRMNMKVRAEACQRKRSLAFGYNKVTSMEWDDHKIEGESSTDESDSESQAYQSQSDLVLQAADEIFSDASEEYGQLSLVKSRMEEWKREYSSTYKDAYMSLSLPLIFSPYVRLELLRWDPLHKGVDFQEMKWYKLLFTYGLPEDGKDFVHDDGDADLELVPNLVEKVALPILHYEISHCWDMLSQQETVNAIAATKLIVQHVSHESEALADLLVSIRTRLADAVANLTVPTWSLPVLAAVPDAARVAAYRFGVSVRLLRNIGSWKDVFSMAVLEKVALDELLCGKVLPHLRVISENVQDAITRTERIIASLSGVWSGPSVIGDKNRKLQPLVTYVLSLGRILERRNVPESDTSHLARRLKKILVDLNEYDHARSMARTFHLKEAL, from the exons ATGTCCACCGCCAAATCCCGCAACTTCCGCCGCCGCGGCGGCGACGACACCGAATCCAACGACGACAACGACGGCGACACCACCTCAACCACCCTCCCTTCCAAGCCCCCTTCCTCCGCCAAGCCCAAGAAGAAGCCCCAAGCCCCCAAGCTCCTCAGCTTCGCCGATGACGAAGACGAAACCGACGAAAACCCGCGTCCACGCGCCTCCAAACCCCACCGTACCGCCGCCACCGCCAAAAAACCCTCGTCCTCTCACAAAATCACCACTCTCAAGGACCGAATCGCGCATACCTCTTCCCCTTCGGTCCCTACCAACGTCCAACCGCAAGCCGGAACTTACACCAAAGAAGCCCTACGTGAGCTCCAGAAGAACACGCGAACGTTGGTCTCTAGCAGCTCCTCTCGCTCCGATCCCAAACCCTCCTCCGAGCCTGTCATCGTATTGAAGGGACACGTGAAACCCTTAGGTCCGGAGACCCAGGGTCGGGACTCCGATTCCGATTCCGAAGGCGAGCATAGAGAAGTTGAAGCCAAATTGGCCACCGTGGGCATTCAGAACAAGGAGGACTCGTTTTATCCTGATGAGGAAACCATCAGAGCTATCCGGGCGAAGCGGGAGCGGCTCCGGCTGGCGCGCCCCGCCGCGCCGGATTACATCTCCTTGGATGGTGGGAGCAATCATGGCGCTGCTGAGGGGCTGAGCGACGAGGAGCCAGAGTTTAGGGGCCGGATTGCGATGTTTGGGGAGAAGGTGGATGGTGGGAAGAAGGGTGTTTTTGAGGAGGTGGAGGAGAGGAGAGTGGATTTGAGGTTCAAGGGTGGAGAGGAAGAGGTGCTGGATGATGACGACGATGAGGAGGAGAAGATGTGGGAAGAGGAGCAGTTTAGGAAGGGGTTAGGGAAGAGAATGGATGAAGGGTCTGCTAGGGTTgatgttgctgctgctgctgtgcAAGGTGCTCAATTGCAGCACAATTTTGTTGTTCCCTCTGCAGCAAAGGTGTATGGTGCAGTTCCAAGTGCAGCAGCATCGGTGAGTCCCAGCATCGGAGGAGCAATTGAATCGTTGCCGGTTTTGGATGTCGTGCCTATATCGCAACAAGCCGAGGCTGCTAGGAAAGCTTTGCTTGAGAATGTGAGGAGGCTTAAG GAATCTCATGGAAGAACTATGTCATCATTGAGTAAAACTGATGAAAATTTATCTGCCTCCCTTTTGAACATCACTGCTCTTGAAAACTCTTTAGTAGTAGCTGATGAGAAGTACCGGTTTATGCAAAAGCTCCGAAATTATGTCACAAATATATGTGACTTTTTACAG CATAAAGCATGTTACATTGAGGAACTTGAAGAGCAGATGAAGAAACTTCATCAAGATCGTGCATCAGCCATTTTTGAAAGAAGAGCCACtaacaatgatgatgaaatGGTTGAGGTAGAAGAAGCTGTAAAAGCTGCAATGTCAGTTTTAATCAAGAAAGGTAACAATATGGAAGCCGCCAAAATTGCTGCTCAGGAAGCATTTGCTGCTGTaagaaaacaaagagatctGCCAGTGAAGTTAGATGAATTTGGTAGAGATTTAAATCTTGAGAAACGAATGAATATGAAAGTGAGGGCCGAGGCTTGTCAACGCAAGAGGTCACTAGCATTTGGTTATAATAAGGTCACATCCATGGAATGGGATGATCATAAAATAGAAGGTGAATCAAGCACTGATGAGAGTGATAGTGAGAGCCAAGCATATCAGTCACAAAGTGATTTGGTGCTGCAGGCTGCTGATGAGATTTTCAGTGATGCTTCTGAGGAATATGGTCAACTATCCTTGGTCAAAAGTAGAATGGAAGAATGGAAAAGAGAGTACTCATCAACCTATAAAGATGCTTATATGTCATTGAGTCTTCCACTGATCTTCTCTCCGTATGTAAGATTGGAACTCTTGAGGTGGGATCCACTCCACAAGGGTGTAGATTTTCAAGAGATGAAATG GTATAAATTGTTGTTCACTTATGGTTTGCCTGAAGATGGAAAAGATTTTGTTCATGATGATGGAGATGCTGACCTTGAACTTGTCCCAAACTTGGTGGAAAAGGTTGCACTTCCTATTCTGCACTATGAAATTTCCCATTGCTGGGACATGCTTAGTCAACAAGAAACAGTGAATGCTATTGCTGCTACAAAATTGATTGTGCAGCATGTGTCTCATGAAAGTGAAGCTCTTGCTGATTTGCTAGTTTCCATTCGAACACGCTTAGCTGATGCTGTTGCTAATCTTACA GTCCCAACATGGAGTCTGCCTGTACTAGCTGCTGTTCCAGATGCTGCACGAGTTGCGGCGTATCGGTTTGGTGTGTCTGTTCGATTGTTGAGAAATATTGGCTCGTGGAAGGATGTATTTTCAATGGCGGTATTAGAGAAGGTTGCTCTAGATGAACTTTTGTGCGGAAAAGTTCTACCTCACTTAAGAGTCATATCAGAAAATGTTCAAGATGCAATAACAAGAACAGAACGGATTATTGCTTCCCTATCTGGGGTCTGGTCTGGTCCAAGTGTCATTGGagacaaaaa CCGCAAATTGCAGCCTCTGGTGACTTATGTGCTGTCACTTGGAAGGATTCTAGAGAGAAGAAATGTGCCAGAGAGTGACACAAGCCATCTAGCTCGTCGATTAAAGAAAATACTTGTTGACCTCAATGAATATGATCATGCTAGGAGCATGGCTAGAACCTTCCATCTCAAGGAGGCATTGTGA